A single region of the Silene latifolia isolate original U9 population chromosome 8, ASM4854445v1, whole genome shotgun sequence genome encodes:
- the LOC141596349 gene encoding putative methyltransferase PMT25, whose protein sequence is MAFGRYARVDRPNSSNNCLTTSIVVFVSACLIGVWITMSSSIGPASLGITLDLFMGGMPKKVNGNNTYALAPEDASKGKISQGSPLDDVNPNISESVDVTLKQSQTAQKIAEDFSDNEEGNARAREINGGEDSKVSADDQVTRGSDGMSPETTNDPRKIDRIGELETKVEETRDNQDKVPPTMETNVATEFREGVVNQSYKAGQEQSDDPKGRYFEDKPSETGENERPFENSAPVEPLMTQQAKSEKEKLLANASPPMNLRNYRWKVCNTTSGPDYIPCLDNIKAIKRLHGISHYEHMERHCPDEPPICLVPLPKGYRTPIRWPKSKDMIWFANVPSTRLAEYKKDQNWVRVHGRYTTFPGGGTQFKNGALHYIDFIQKTLPDIAWGKRTRVILDVGCGVASFGGYLFERGVLTMSLAPKDVHEAQVQFALERGIPAILAVMGSRRLPFPSNVFDIVHCARCRVPWHAEGGRLLLELNRVLRPGGYFVWSATPVYRRGAEDSGIWKDMSTLTKSMCWELVKIGKDEVNKVSAAIFRKPTSNDCYNRRPKNDPPLCEESDDPNSAWYTLLTPCIHKVPSDPSARGSQWPASWPSRLENSPYWLKGSEIGVSPNDFNDDYNHWKHVIESSYINGIGVDWSVVRNVMDMKASLGGFSAALRDLPLWVMNVVPVSSSDTLPVIYERGLLGLHHDWCESFNTYPRSYDLLHANHLFSDLKQRCNFVAVMAEVDRILRPGGKLIVRDDTVTISEVESVVKSLHWKIKFMQSKDNEALLCVEKTFWRPTEVETIVAAIRPIT, encoded by the exons ATGGCTTTTGGGAGGTATGCCCGAGTAGATAGGCCCAACTCGTCGAACAATTGTTTGACCACAAGTATTGTGGTATTTGTTTCGGCTTGCTTGATAGGGGTCTGGATAACAATGTCATCCTCAATTGGCCCTGCTAGCTTAGGCATTACTTTAGATCTTTTCATGGGTGGCATGCCAAAGAAAGTAAATGGAAACAACACTTATGCACTTGCTCCTGAGGATGCTTCGAAGGGGAAAATTAGTCAAGGTAGTCCACTTGATGACGTCAACCCAAACATTTCGGAAAGTGTGGATGTTACCCTCAAGCAGTCTCAGACTGCCCAAAAGATAGCAGAAGACTTTTCTGATAATGAAGAAGGAAACGCGAGAGCAAGAGAAATAAATGGTGGAGAAGATAGCAAAGTTTCGGCTGATGATCAAGTAACTAGAGGAAGTGATGGGATGTCTCCTGAAACAACGAATGATCCTCGCAAAATTGATCGCATTGGAGAACTGGAAACTAAGGTAGAAGAAACTAGGGATAACCAAGACAAGGTTCCTCCTACAATGGAAACCAATGTTGCAACTGAGTTTCGAGAGGGTGTGGTCAATCAGAGTTATAAGGCTGGGCAAGAACAAAGTGATGATCCAAAAGGAAGGTATTTTGAAGATAAACCATCAGAAACGGGAGAAAATGAACGGCCATTTGAAAATTCTGCTCCAGTCGAACCTTTAATGACTCAACAAGCTAAGTCAGAAAAAGAAAAGTTGTTGGCAAATGCTTCACCGCCGATGAATCTACGTAATTATAGGTGGAAAGTTTGTAATACTACTTCGGGGCCTGACTATATTCCTTGTCTTGATAACATTAAAGCCATCAAAAGACTTCATGGTATAAGCCATTATGAGCATATGGAAAGACACTGTCCTGATGAACCTCCAATATGTCTCGTTCCTTTGCCCAAAGGGTATAGAACCCCAATAAGATGGCCTAAAAGCAAGGACATG ATATGGTTTGCGAATGTTCCCAGTACAAGGCTTGCCGAATACAAAAAAGATCAGAATTGGGTGAGGGTACATGGCCGCTACACGACCTTCCCAGGTGGTGGCACTCAATTCAAGAATGGTGCTCTAcattacattgattttatacaAAAG ACTCTTCCTGATATTGCTTGGGGCAAGCGTACTCGTGTTATCTTGGATGTCGGATGTGGTGTGGCAAGCTTTGGAGGTTATCTATTTGAGAGGGGTGTACTCACCATGTCCCTGGCTCCTAAGGACGTGCACGAAGCCCAAGTGCAATTTGCCCTTGAAAGAGGGATACCTGCTATATTAGCTGTCATGGGTTCGAGAAGGTTACCTTTTCCTTCCAATGTCTTTGATATCGTCCATTGTGCTCGTTGCAGGGTTCCTTGGCATGCTGAAG GTGGTAGACTCCTTTTGGAATTGAATCGTGTTCTGAGACCTGGAGGTTACTTCGTATGGTCTGCAACTCCTGTTTACCGAAGAGGTGCAGAGGATTCTGGCATCTGGAAAG ACATGTCTACTCTAACAAAGTCCATGTGCTGGGAACTAGTTAAAATCGGGAAAGATGAAGTAAATAAAGTATCTGCAGCGATATTCAGAAAGCCTACGTCTAATGATTGTTATAATAGACGACCAAAAAATGACCCCCCTCTATGTGAAGAATCTGATGACCCAAATTCAGCTTG GTATACACTACTTACACCATGCATACACAAAGTGCCTTCAGACCCATCTGCACGTGGGTCCCAATGGCCCGCAAGCTGGCCATCAAGACTGGAAAATTCTCCTTACTGGTTGAAGGGTTCTGAGATTGGAGTTTCTCCGAATGACTTCAATGATGACTATAATCATTGGAAGCATGTCATAGAGAGCTCATATATAAATGGAATCGGGGTTGATTGGTCAGTGGTGAGGAATGTCATGGACATGAAAGCTTCACTTGGAGG GTTTTCTGCCGCGTTGAGGGATTTACCATTATGGGTAATGAATGTAGTTCCCGTGAGTTCATCAGACACACTTCCGGTCATCTACGAGCGTGGTCTGTTAGGACTACACCACGACTGGTGTGAATCATTCAACACCTACCCAAGATCTTATGATCTCCTTCATGCAAATCACCTATTCTCTGATCTGAAGCAAAG GTGCAATTTTGTAGCAGTAATGGCAGAAGTAGATCGAATTTTAAGGCCGGGAGGCAAGCTGATAGTTAGAGATGACACCGTGACTATATCTGAGGTTGAGAGTGTTGTTAAGTCGCTCCATTGGAAGATCAAGTTTATGCAATCGAAGGATAATGAAGCTCTTCTGTGTGTCGAAAAGACATTTTGGCGTCCGACTGAAGTGGAAAC